The genomic segment TGCGGCACAAGGTGCTGATATGATCTTGGGTCTCTCAGGACCTGAGCAAATTACGCAAGATATGGTTCGTTCAATGGCTCCAAACCCGATTATTTTTGCATGTGCTAACCCAACTCCTGAAATCATGCCTGATCTTGCAAAAGCGGTTCGTGATGATTTGATTATCGGTACAGGTCGTAGTGATTTTGCTAACCAAGTAAACAATGTTCTTGGTTTTCCATTCATTTTCCGTGGTGCATTAGATGTTCGCGCAACTAAAATTACCGAAAATATGAAAATGGCAGCATCTCGTGCCCTCGCAGCGTTGGCAAAAGAGGCAACACCGGATTATGTACAAGCAGCGCATAACCGTACCGACATGACCTTTGGTCCTGAATACATTATCCCATCACCGTTTGATAAACGTCTTATGGTATGGGTCTCATCTGCGGTTGCTCAAGCGGCTATCGAAGATGGTGTTGCACGTGTAAAAGAGTTCGACCTCGAAGCATACAAAGCAAAACTTCACGATATGGCGGTTAATTCATAAATATTTTTATAATTTAAATTTTAAATTATTTCAACGGAGTAAAAGGTCTCTTTTATTCCGTTATTGCCGTTGTTTAACTGCACAACCATCTCCTATTAACTTATTTCTTTTACTTATAACACTACATTTTTGTCAAAAAAATACCCTTTTTTCTTAGTTCTAATAAAGCTTTTAGGGCTACAATTCCACAACAAAAAAAAGTAGGACCTATGGCAAAAAAATACATTGACGTAATGGACACGACATTTCGTGACGGTTTTCAATCTGTTTTTGGCGGTCGGGTGTTGATGGAAGATTTCTTTCCAGCAGTCGAAGCGGCAAAAGAAGCGGGTATTACCCATTTCGAATTTGGGGGCGGTGCCCGTTTCCAAAGCCTTTTTTTCTATTTGAATGAAAATGCATTTGATATGATGGATCGTTTCCGCGCCATTGTTGGACCCGATGCAAATTTACAAACCCTCGCACGTGGGGTTAATACGGTTATGCTTGATACCGGAAGCCGTGAAATGATCGACTTGCATGCAAAAATGTTTAAAAAGCACGGCACAACGACTATTCGTAATTTTGATGCCTTAAATGATATTAATAATCTAAAATATTCGGCTGAACGTATTGCTCACCATGGGTTAAAACATGAAGTAGTCGTCACAATGATGGATCTTCCTCCTAAATGTGTTGGTGCTCATGATGTCGCTTTTTATGAGAAAACTTTACGCGATATTTTGGATTCAGGCATCCCTTATAGCTCTATTTGTTTTAAAGATGCTAGTGGAACTTCCAGTCCACAAAAAGTATATGAAACCCTAAAAATGGCACGTAAATTAGTCCCTGAAGGGACCCATTTACGTCTCCATACCCATGAAACAGCGGGTGTAAGTGTTGCGTGTTATCTTGCTGCATTGGATGCTGGTGTTGATGGTATCGATATGGCAGCAGCTCCTGTGAGCGGGGGGACATCTCAGCCTGATATTTTGACAATGCTTCATGCCGTTAAAGGGAAAAATTTCGATCTCGGTGGTCTTGATCTCGAAAAAATCCTTAAATATGAAGATGTTTTACAAGGTTGTTTAAAAGATTATTTTCTCCCACCAGAAGCGACACAAGTTTCGCCTCTAATCCCATTTTCACCGATGCCGGGTGGTGCGTTGACTGCTAATACTCAAATGATGCGTGATAACAATATGTTGGAACGTTATCCGGAAGTAATCCATGCAATGCGTGAAGTAGTTGAAAAAGGGGGATACGGTACATCTGTAACTCCAGTTTCACAGTTTTATTTCCAACAAGCACTCAATAACGTCCTCATGGGTCCATGGAAAAAGATTGCACCAGGGTATGGTAAAATGGTTTTGGGTTACTTCGGTAAAACACCAACATCACCTGATTCTGAAGTTATTCGTATTGCTCATGAACAGCTCAGTCTTGAGCCGACAACGGATCATGCTATTGATATTGCTGATCGTGATGAGAAAAAATCAATTGCTTATTGGACCAAACAATTAGAAGATGAGGGGATTGAAGTGAGTGATGAAAATATTTTCATCGCCGCATCATGTGATGTTAAAGGGATTGCATTTCTCAAAGGGGAAGCAACTGTAAATGTACGAAAAAATGGCCAAAATAGTGGCGAAAATAAGGGAGGTTTTATAATGG from the Sulfuricurvum sp. genome contains:
- a CDS encoding biotin/lipoyl-containing protein, producing MAKKYIDVMDTTFRDGFQSVFGGRVLMEDFFPAVEAAKEAGITHFEFGGGARFQSLFFYLNENAFDMMDRFRAIVGPDANLQTLARGVNTVMLDTGSREMIDLHAKMFKKHGTTTIRNFDALNDINNLKYSAERIAHHGLKHEVVVTMMDLPPKCVGAHDVAFYEKTLRDILDSGIPYSSICFKDASGTSSPQKVYETLKMARKLVPEGTHLRLHTHETAGVSVACYLAALDAGVDGIDMAAAPVSGGTSQPDILTMLHAVKGKNFDLGGLDLEKILKYEDVLQGCLKDYFLPPEATQVSPLIPFSPMPGGALTANTQMMRDNNMLERYPEVIHAMREVVEKGGYGTSVTPVSQFYFQQALNNVLMGPWKKIAPGYGKMVLGYFGKTPTSPDSEVIRIAHEQLSLEPTTDHAIDIADRDEKKSIAYWTKQLEDEGIEVSDENIFIAASCDVKGIAFLKGEATVNVRKNGQNSGENKGGFIMANGNYTVIVDGKQYNVQIMEGNVNVQSVSANAIAQSAPVAASSEAVSGHPIRSEIPGSVFKLVAQAGAPISAGDKIMILEAMKMEIDIFASHSGVLKSVNVNVNDKVEAGQILAVIE